Proteins found in one Amycolatopsis umgeniensis genomic segment:
- a CDS encoding Crp/Fnr family transcriptional regulator translates to MAQNTSLHVTDFLTAQQRVELEGLADEVTYPPEHTIFWEGEPSLAVLIIQSGNVKVTRQGADGTEIIFAIRGADEVMGEEGVLMDEARSATVSTITTVSGLILRADELLRFVREQDLWPAMYRATVRRRRQLEERLMLARLDVRSRLARWLLELATEVGEDTEAGWVIESTLSQQDLAARIGASRDGVAIELRKLRERGLVTTGRRRIVLHDLAALRAIVAG, encoded by the coding sequence ATGGCGCAGAACACGTCTCTTCATGTGACCGACTTCCTCACCGCGCAGCAGCGCGTTGAGCTGGAAGGTCTCGCTGACGAGGTGACCTACCCGCCCGAACACACGATCTTCTGGGAGGGCGAACCTTCTCTCGCGGTGCTGATCATCCAGTCCGGCAACGTGAAGGTGACCCGGCAAGGCGCGGACGGCACGGAGATCATCTTCGCCATCCGCGGGGCGGACGAGGTGATGGGTGAGGAAGGCGTGCTGATGGACGAGGCACGTTCGGCCACGGTCAGCACGATCACCACGGTGTCCGGGCTGATCCTGCGCGCGGACGAACTGCTGCGGTTCGTCCGCGAACAGGACCTCTGGCCCGCGATGTACCGGGCGACCGTCCGCCGCCGTCGTCAGCTGGAGGAGCGGCTGATGCTGGCCCGGCTGGACGTTCGCAGCAGGCTGGCGCGGTGGTTGCTGGAGCTGGCCACCGAGGTGGGTGAAGACACCGAGGCGGGCTGGGTGATCGAGTCGACGTTGTCACAACAAGACCTCGCCGCCCGAATCGGCGCTTCCCGCGATGGCGTGGCGATCGAGCTGCGGAAGTTGCGGGAGCGGGGACTCGTCACCACCGGGCGGCGGCGGATCGTCCTGCACGACCTGGCCGCGCTGCGAGCGATCGTGGCCGGCTGA
- a CDS encoding alpha/beta hydrolase — protein sequence MELGPTLVTTARTIVEMLREEHFDEVVALFAPPLRAAVPAGALEAAWTAKLGERGPVTGIGDPDTEPAGAGLVRIGVPVHCERGDLTVLMSIDEGGLLQGLQLAPATSTAWTPPPYADPAAFTEHDVTIDAGSSAVAGTLTVPSGPGSRPGVVLLPGGGPFDRDETSGPNKPLKDLAWGLACRGVATLRFDKITHTRPEATSTPGFTMSDEYVPHAAAAVRLLRQESTVDDARVFVLGHSMGGKVAPRVAAAEPSVAGLLILAGDTQPMHHAAIRVARHLATVAPGLLGQDAVDLFARQAANVDSPGLSPGTPAADLPFGFSASYWLDLRDYDPVATAAALDRPMLILQGGRDYQVTVEDDLSRWQAGLSSRPDVTIHVHADDDHLFFPGTGPSTPADYEKPHHVDPAVIDDIADWLASGRAKACPQSQRTDWPDRSGPDMRWRHLSKRVAMARNCLSRPGPGCETRHRPCQR from the coding sequence ATGGAACTGGGGCCCACGCTCGTCACCACCGCGAGGACGATCGTCGAAATGCTGCGCGAGGAACACTTCGACGAGGTCGTGGCACTTTTCGCGCCACCGTTGCGAGCGGCCGTCCCGGCCGGCGCACTCGAAGCCGCGTGGACGGCGAAGCTCGGCGAACGCGGACCCGTCACCGGAATCGGGGATCCGGACACCGAACCCGCCGGCGCCGGCCTCGTCCGAATCGGCGTTCCCGTGCACTGCGAGCGCGGCGACCTCACGGTGCTCATGTCGATCGACGAAGGCGGCCTGCTGCAGGGTCTGCAGCTCGCGCCCGCGACGAGCACGGCGTGGACGCCTCCGCCCTACGCGGATCCGGCCGCGTTCACCGAACACGACGTCACGATCGACGCCGGATCGTCGGCCGTGGCGGGAACCTTGACCGTGCCGTCGGGTCCCGGCAGCCGGCCGGGCGTGGTCCTGCTCCCCGGGGGCGGCCCTTTCGACCGCGACGAGACCAGCGGGCCGAACAAGCCGCTCAAGGATCTGGCCTGGGGTCTCGCCTGCCGAGGCGTGGCGACGCTGCGGTTCGACAAGATCACCCACACCCGGCCCGAAGCGACGAGCACCCCCGGCTTCACGATGTCCGACGAGTACGTGCCGCATGCCGCGGCCGCCGTCCGCCTGCTGCGCCAAGAGTCCACTGTGGACGACGCTCGGGTCTTCGTCCTCGGCCACAGCATGGGCGGTAAGGTCGCGCCACGGGTCGCCGCCGCCGAGCCCTCCGTCGCGGGTCTGCTCATCCTGGCGGGCGATACCCAGCCGATGCACCACGCCGCGATCCGGGTCGCCCGCCACCTCGCGACCGTGGCTCCGGGACTGCTCGGCCAAGACGCCGTAGACCTGTTCGCCCGCCAGGCGGCGAACGTCGACAGCCCCGGCCTCTCCCCCGGCACGCCGGCCGCAGACCTGCCCTTCGGCTTTTCCGCTTCGTACTGGCTCGATCTCCGCGACTACGACCCCGTCGCGACGGCGGCGGCGCTGGACAGGCCCATGCTCATCCTCCAAGGCGGTCGCGACTACCAGGTGACCGTCGAGGACGACCTGTCACGCTGGCAGGCGGGCCTTTCCTCTCGCCCGGATGTCACGATCCACGTCCACGCCGACGACGACCACCTCTTCTTCCCCGGCACCGGACCGTCGACACCGGCCGACTACGAGAAACCGCACCACGTCGACCCCGCCGTCATCGACGACATCGCGGATTGGCTGGCTTCAGGACGCGCTAAGGCCTGTCCTCAAAGCCAGAGGACAGACTGGCCAGATCGATCAGGCCCAGATATGAGGTGGCGGCATTTGTCGAAGCGGGTGGCGATGGCACGGAATTGCTTGAGCCGCCCCGGACCGGGCTGCGAAACTCGACATCGGCCGTGCCAGCGATGA
- a CDS encoding glycosyltransferase family 4 protein, protein MSSTSFRAGGWNPARTEPPSVLLISDEWSPTRGGISQFNRRLAITFAAEGYRTACLVKAVSAMERADADEHDVRLFTAPATPDGPALSVPSSEVIAWRPDVVIGHDVVSGSVAWTYTEYYVPAAALVHVMHTSPSQNESYKPYPDQARRTSDHERRMREIAADAAVVAAVGPLLRNRAEAILGSGDVLQLDPGIDIPDDPRWLRRSPPSNSIVLMVCRTKHIEPKGLDIAASAIAGMRFPHHQPPPELRIRGAHGERCDSLKNDLVTRFGIARDRIDVREYDAAPAAIAHDLGHAALFLMPSRAEGFGLAALEAIGLGTPVLISSRSGLAQMLRDNCPEFAEPMIVPVVDNLEQDIRAWRDAIERKMDNLDGAFDYAREMQRRLAVRFSWSATVSTLVSRLPVPAYRRPKP, encoded by the coding sequence ATGTCGAGCACGTCGTTCCGGGCCGGTGGCTGGAATCCGGCACGCACCGAGCCCCCGTCCGTGCTGCTGATCAGCGACGAGTGGTCACCGACACGCGGTGGGATCTCCCAGTTCAACAGGCGCCTGGCGATCACGTTCGCGGCAGAGGGCTACCGGACCGCCTGCTTGGTCAAGGCTGTGTCGGCGATGGAGCGTGCCGACGCGGACGAGCACGACGTCCGGCTGTTCACCGCACCCGCGACGCCCGACGGACCGGCGCTGTCCGTCCCGTCTTCGGAGGTGATCGCCTGGCGCCCGGACGTGGTGATCGGACACGACGTCGTCAGCGGATCGGTCGCCTGGACGTACACCGAGTACTACGTCCCGGCCGCGGCGCTGGTGCACGTCATGCACACGTCTCCGTCGCAGAACGAGTCCTACAAACCGTACCCGGACCAGGCCCGGCGGACCTCCGATCACGAGCGGCGGATGCGGGAGATCGCCGCCGACGCCGCCGTTGTCGCCGCCGTGGGGCCGCTGCTGCGCAACCGTGCGGAGGCGATCCTGGGCAGTGGCGACGTGCTGCAACTCGACCCGGGCATCGACATCCCCGACGATCCGCGCTGGCTGCGCCGAAGCCCGCCGTCCAACTCGATCGTGCTCATGGTGTGCCGCACCAAGCACATCGAGCCGAAGGGTTTGGACATCGCGGCGAGTGCCATCGCCGGAATGCGGTTCCCGCATCATCAACCGCCCCCGGAACTACGGATTCGCGGCGCGCACGGCGAACGTTGTGACTCACTCAAAAACGACCTGGTCACCCGGTTCGGTATCGCCCGCGACCGGATCGATGTGCGCGAATACGACGCGGCTCCCGCCGCCATCGCACACGACCTCGGCCATGCGGCGCTGTTCCTCATGCCGTCGCGGGCCGAGGGTTTCGGTCTCGCGGCCCTGGAAGCGATCGGTCTCGGCACCCCGGTGCTCATCAGCAGCCGCAGCGGACTCGCGCAGATGCTACGCGACAACTGTCCCGAGTTCGCCGAGCCGATGATCGTCCCCGTCGTGGACAATCTGGAGCAGGACATCCGTGCCTGGCGGGACGCCATCGAGCGCAAGATGGACAACCTGGACGGCGCGTTCGACTACGCGCGCGAGATGCAGCGTCGTCTCGCCGTCCGGTTCAGCTGGAGCGCGACGGTCAGCACGTTGGTGTCTCGCCTGCCGGTGCCCGCGTACCGTCGGCCGAAGCCATGA
- a CDS encoding NB-ARC domain-containing protein, translating into MDVEAFTDSRRTTPHQLVVREALYSALSQGFEVAGAPWSDCHHEDRGDGVFVLAPAHIPKAPFIELLPNALAARLTLHNAAHPAEQRIRLRMALHAGEIVYDDHGATAKSVNFTFRLLEAASLRTALARSEGVLAVIVSKWFFDEVVRNSEEIDPATFRPARVQVKDTSAIGWIWLPDHQYPADLTYLASSRGRAEPEVRQLPAAPRSFTGRADELAVLTSVLEDAAEEARTIVISAIFGTGGVGKTWLALHWAYQHLDLFPDGQLFVDLRGFAPEGQPLSPSVVVQGFLDTFGVDPARVPAELEAQSALYRSILADKRLLIVLDNARDTKQVIPLLPASPGCTVVITSRDRLAGLVTAHGARPIPVDVFSDSEAREMLATRLGAGRLNAEPGAVDELLSCCGGFPLALSIVAGRAEAHRDFPTRGRHRGCATAPRRARLLSVPP; encoded by the coding sequence GTGGATGTCGAGGCGTTCACGGATTCGCGCAGGACGACGCCGCATCAACTCGTTGTCCGCGAAGCCTTGTACAGCGCCTTGTCCCAGGGTTTCGAGGTGGCGGGTGCGCCGTGGTCGGACTGTCATCACGAAGACCGGGGCGACGGGGTTTTCGTGCTCGCACCGGCGCATATTCCGAAGGCGCCATTCATCGAGCTGCTTCCGAATGCGCTGGCGGCGAGACTGACGCTGCACAACGCCGCGCATCCGGCCGAACAACGGATCAGGTTGCGTATGGCGTTGCACGCCGGAGAAATAGTCTATGACGATCATGGTGCGACTGCGAAATCGGTCAATTTCACGTTCCGCTTGCTCGAGGCGGCCTCGCTGAGAACCGCGCTCGCCCGATCCGAGGGCGTGCTCGCGGTGATCGTGTCGAAGTGGTTCTTCGACGAAGTGGTGCGCAACAGCGAAGAGATCGATCCTGCCACGTTCCGGCCGGCCCGTGTCCAGGTGAAGGACACGTCGGCGATCGGCTGGATCTGGCTGCCGGACCATCAGTATCCGGCCGACCTCACGTATCTCGCGTCTTCGCGCGGCCGCGCCGAGCCGGAAGTGCGGCAGTTGCCCGCGGCGCCGCGGTCGTTCACCGGCCGCGCGGACGAGCTGGCCGTCCTCACCTCGGTACTGGAAGACGCGGCGGAAGAAGCCAGGACGATCGTGATCTCCGCGATCTTCGGCACCGGTGGGGTCGGCAAGACCTGGCTCGCCCTGCACTGGGCGTACCAGCATCTCGACCTCTTCCCGGACGGTCAGCTCTTCGTCGACCTTCGAGGGTTCGCGCCGGAGGGGCAGCCCCTGTCGCCGAGCGTCGTGGTGCAAGGCTTTCTGGACACGTTCGGCGTCGACCCCGCGAGGGTGCCCGCCGAACTGGAGGCGCAGTCCGCGTTGTACCGGAGCATCCTGGCGGACAAGAGGCTGTTGATCGTGCTGGATAACGCCCGCGACACCAAACAAGTGATCCCGCTGCTGCCCGCCAGTCCCGGCTGCACGGTGGTGATCACCAGCCGTGACAGGCTGGCGGGCCTCGTCACCGCCCACGGTGCCCGCCCGATCCCCGTGGACGTCTTTTCCGACTCCGAGGCGCGGGAGATGCTCGCCACGCGACTGGGTGCTGGCAGGCTGAACGCCGAACCCGGCGCTGTCGACGAGCTCCTGTCCTGCTGCGGTGGATTCCCCTTGGCGCTGAGCATCGTCGCAGGCCGCGCTGAGGCACACCGAGACTTCCCCACTCGTGGTCGTCATCGAGGCTGTGCAACTGCTCCACGAAGAGCTCGGCTGTTGTCTGTTCCGCCCTGA
- a CDS encoding helix-turn-helix domain-containing protein, producing the protein MNAWELLAHPVRLRIVHAMRGGRVLTTAQLCARVPDASKAMVYRHVDLLETGGVLEVAEERRVRGAVERGYRLRQDRAAIDPGDIASATTEDFKRSFATALAALVAEFNAYLERDDVDPIADLVGYRQHAVWLSREELLELIGAMQKAIVPVLANEPGPDRAQYLLSPIHFPIAEAHDDPGPEHGG; encoded by the coding sequence GTGAACGCGTGGGAACTCCTGGCACATCCGGTTCGCTTGCGCATCGTGCACGCGATGCGCGGGGGGCGGGTGCTCACGACCGCGCAGCTCTGCGCGCGCGTCCCCGACGCCTCGAAGGCGATGGTCTACCGGCATGTCGACCTGCTCGAAACGGGTGGCGTCCTGGAAGTGGCGGAGGAACGCCGGGTGCGAGGCGCTGTCGAGCGCGGTTACCGGCTCCGTCAGGATCGCGCGGCCATCGATCCCGGAGACATCGCCTCGGCGACCACCGAAGACTTCAAACGGAGTTTCGCCACCGCGCTGGCCGCCCTGGTGGCCGAGTTCAACGCCTACCTGGAGCGGGACGACGTCGATCCGATCGCGGATCTGGTCGGCTACCGCCAGCACGCCGTTTGGCTCTCTCGCGAGGAACTCCTCGAGTTGATCGGCGCGATGCAGAAGGCCATCGTGCCCGTCCTGGCCAACGAACCCGGGCCGGATCGCGCTCAATACCTGCTCAGCCCGATCCATTTCCCGATCGCGGAGGCGCACGACGATCCCGGGCCGGAGCACGGCGGATAG